A genomic segment from Flavobacterium inviolabile encodes:
- a CDS encoding class I SAM-dependent methyltransferase, with protein sequence MQKDTTTWYASWFDTPYYHILYKDRDYSEAQVFMDNLTHYLNLPENAKILDLACGKGRHSVYLNQLGYDVTGADLSENSIKSASQYTNDTLHFQVHDMRLPFEQKFDAIFNLFTSFGYFESDADNLTTLQAIKDSLSEYGFAVIDFMNVTHVVNNLVPEEVKTVEGIDFHIQRYEKDNHIYKEIRFEDNGEQFHFTEKVKALTLADFEAMMEEAGIFLLDVFGDYKLRKFLKNDSERLIMIFK encoded by the coding sequence ATGCAAAAAGATACAACTACCTGGTATGCTTCCTGGTTTGACACCCCTTATTATCACATACTGTATAAGGATCGTGACTACTCTGAAGCGCAAGTATTCATGGATAACCTGACCCACTACCTTAACCTGCCGGAAAATGCTAAAATCCTTGATTTAGCCTGCGGTAAAGGACGTCATTCGGTTTATCTGAATCAACTGGGTTATGATGTGACCGGAGCCGATTTATCCGAAAACAGCATTAAAAGCGCTTCCCAATACACCAACGACACGCTGCATTTTCAGGTACACGACATGCGTCTGCCTTTTGAACAAAAATTTGATGCTATTTTTAATCTTTTTACCAGCTTCGGCTATTTTGAAAGTGATGCCGACAACCTGACTACGCTACAGGCAATTAAAGACAGCTTATCGGAATATGGTTTTGCCGTTATTGATTTTATGAACGTAACACATGTGGTCAATAACCTGGTGCCGGAAGAAGTAAAAACAGTGGAAGGCATCGATTTCCACATTCAGCGTTATGAAAAGGACAATCATATTTATAAAGAAATCCGCTTTGAAGACAATGGCGAACAGTTCCATTTTACAGAAAAAGTAAAGGCACTTACACTTGCCGATTTTGAAGCCATGATGGAAGAAGCCGGTATATTCTTACTGGATGTATTTGGCGATTACAAACTGCGTAAATTTTTAAAAAACGATTCCGAACGACTTATAATGATTTTCAAATAA
- a CDS encoding ZIP family metal transporter: MLYLIPLLSVIIGYVAATFFRPKNKQNLKLLLAFSGSFLLALTVSHLLPEVYEASNHAHEGHDHTHSPVGIFIMIGIVFQIVLEYFSKGAEHGHVHGHETMHHIPWSLFISLCLHALLEGLPVSHHHDLAWGIAIHHFPIAIILTTFFINSHLNKTAIFIFMMVFASMTPLGTLLAGYLPFISEYYSQITAIVIGILFHISSTIIFESSEGHKFNMAKLTAIILGIILAYFM, encoded by the coding sequence ATGCTATACTTAATTCCTTTACTATCGGTAATTATAGGGTATGTTGCGGCAACCTTTTTCCGTCCGAAAAATAAACAGAATCTAAAGTTATTATTAGCGTTCAGCGGCTCATTCCTGCTGGCGCTGACGGTTTCCCATTTGCTGCCGGAAGTTTATGAAGCCAGCAACCATGCCCACGAAGGCCACGATCACACCCACAGTCCTGTCGGGATTTTTATCATGATCGGGATTGTCTTCCAGATCGTACTGGAATATTTTTCGAAAGGTGCCGAACACGGGCATGTTCACGGACATGAAACCATGCATCACATTCCGTGGTCGTTATTCATCAGTTTGTGCTTACACGCCTTACTGGAAGGTTTACCGGTGAGCCATCACCATGATCTAGCCTGGGGAATTGCCATTCACCATTTCCCGATAGCGATTATATTAACCACCTTTTTTATCAATTCGCACCTGAATAAAACGGCCATCTTTATTTTCATGATGGTATTTGCCTCCATGACACCACTGGGAACCCTTTTAGCAGGATATTTACCGTTTATCAGCGAATATTACAGTCAGATTACCGCTATTGTAATTGGTATCTTATTCCATATTTCGTCCACTATTATTTTTGAAAGCAGCGAAGGCCATAAATTCAATATGGCTAAGTTAACGGCCATTATATTAGGGATAATCCTGGCTTATTTTATGTAA